A single window of Channa argus isolate prfri chromosome 12, Channa argus male v1.0, whole genome shotgun sequence DNA harbors:
- the LOC137138075 gene encoding butyrophilin-like protein 2, whose product MKENTVLRLLILTSMLCCTTGQAHLTVSPSSSQLFKGQSLSLICEEGDSSAGWTLRRNTTRDTRAECGTNWGRRAGSSCFISLLLRKDSGVYWCRSSEGATSNSITITVTDPKQITAKPGDNVTLPCQTSRNFTIAVVEWTRTDSKVTVYLQRDGHTEVDEQDPSFQNRVKLRDREMKDGDASLILMNVGTNDTGTYECRCTESEMKRKKRDSQNGPMGIIKLTVTGADEHGGDKDGNVGLKVGLSVVALLVGVVGVVMYRKRKRTQRGDFRQSSLQLLQGPAWFGTVTVSVSTSLEIQTNLKCYITRLYWDTCSTGLSHSCRMKENTVLRLLILTSMLCCTTGQDPQQIKAKPGENVTLPCQTPRTFTISVVEWIRTDPVVTVYLQRDGHPVADEQDASFKNRVKLHDTEMKDGNASLILMNARTNDTGTYECRCTESVMNGPNSIIILKVTSGGGHGTLAIILSVVVVVVLVAVGFVIYRKRCNRTNRTQTQGSDQNN is encoded by the exons aTGAAGGAAAACACTGTGCTGAGGCTGCTGA TTCTGACATCAATGCTGTGCTGCACAACAGGCCAAG CTCatctgactgtgagtcccagCAGCTCTCAGCTGTTTAAAGGACAGTCTCTGTCTCTGATCTGTGAGGAGGGcgacagctctgctggatggacactgaGGAGAAACACAACCAGAGACACCAGAGCTGAGTGTGGAACTAACTGGGGAAGACGAGCTGGTTCCTCGTGTTTCATCAGTTTACTATTAAGAaaggacagtggagtttactggtgtcgGTCCAGCGAGGGagcaaccagtaacagcatcaccatcactgtcactg ATCCAAAACAGATAACAGCAAAACCTGGAGACAATGTCACTTTGCCATGTCAGACATCCAGAAACTTCACCATAGCAGTTGTAGAGTGGACCAGAACTGACTCTAAGGTCACCGTCTACCTGCAACGAGACGGACACACAGAGGTGGATGAGCAGGACCCATCATTTCAGAACCGAGTGAAGCTACGtgacagagagatgaaggatgGTGACGCATCTTTGATTCTGATGAATGTGGGAACCAACGACACAGGAACATATGAGTGTCGATGTACAGAAAGTGAAATGAAACGTAAGAAGAGAGATTCTCAAAATGGGCCAATGGGCATCATCAAATTGACTGTTACAG GTGCTGATGAGCATGGAGGAGACAAGGATGGAAATGTTGGACTGAAAGTTGGTCTCTCAGTTGTTGCTCTGcttgttggtgttgttggtgttgtgatGTATAGAAAACGTAAAAGGACCCAAAGAGGAGACTTCAGACAAAGCTCC ctacagctgctacagggtcctgcctggtttgggactgtgaccgtctcagtgtccaccagtCTCGAGATCCAGACCAATCTCAAGTGCTACATCACTAGACTATACTGGGATACCTG CTCCACAG GACtttcacacagctgcagaaTGAAGGAAAACACTGTGCTGAGGCTGCTGA TTCTGACATCAATGCTGTGCTGCACAACAGGCCAAG ATCCAcaacagataaaagcaaaacctGGAGAGAATGTCACTCTGCCATGTCAGACACCCAGAACCTTCACCATATCAGTTGTAGAGTGGATCagaactgaccctgtggtcacaGTCTACCTGCAACGAGACGGACACCCAGTGGCGGATGAGCAGGACGCATCATTTAAGAACCGAGTGAAGCTACACGACACGGAGATGAAGGATGGTAACGCATCTTTGATTCTGATGAATGCGAGAACCAACGACACAGGAACATATGAGTGTCGATGTACAGAAAGTGTAATGAATGGGCCAAACAGCATCATCATCCTAAAGGTTACAA GTGGTGGAGGACATGGTACACTGGCTATCAttctgtcagttgttgttgtggtggtcCTTGTTGCTGTTGGTTTTGTGATCTACAGAAAAAGATGTAACCGAACTAACAGAACTCAAACTCAAGGATCTGATCAGAACAATTAA
- the LOC137138072 gene encoding butyrophilin-like protein 2, translated as MKENTVLRLLILTSMLCCTTGQDPQQIKAKPGENVTLPCQTPRTFTISVVEWIRTDPEVTVYLQRDGHPVADEQDASFKNRVKLHDTEMKDGNASLILMNARTNDTGTYECRCTESVMNAPISIIELTVTGAGGDKYGHVGLILGLIVGLSHSCRMKENTVLRLLILTSMLCCTTGQAHLTVSPSNSQLFKGQSLSLICEEGDSSAGWTMRRNTTRDTRAECGTNWGRRSGSSCFISLLLRKDSGVYWCESSEGATSNSITITVTDPKQITAKPGDNVTLPCQTSRNFTIAVVEWTRTDSKVTVYLQRDGHTEVDEQDPSFQNRVKLRDREMKDGDASLILMNVGTNDTGTYECRCTESEMKRKKRDSQNGPMGIIKLTVTGADEHGGDKDGNVGLKVGLSVVALLVGVVGVVGVVMYRKRKGPKEETSYKAPDDKDTDHQ; from the exons aTGAAGGAAAACACTGTGCTGAGGCTGCTGA TTCTGACATCAATGCTGTGCTGCACAACAGGCCAAG ATCCAcaacagataaaagcaaaacctGGAGAGAATGTCACTCTGCCATGTCAGACACCCAGAACCTTCACCATATCAGTTGTAGAGTGGATCAGAACTGACCCTGAGGTCACAGTCTACCTGCAACGAGACGGACACCCAGTGGCGGATGAGCAGGACGCATCATTTAAGAACCGAGTGAAGCTACACGACACGGAGATGAAGGATGGTAACGCATCTTTGATTCTGATGAATGCGAGAACCAACGACACAGGAACATATGAGTGTCGCTGTACAGAAAGTGTAATGAATGCGCCAATCAGCATCATCGAGCTGACTGTTACAG GTGCTGGAGGAGACAAGTATGGACATGTTGGACTGATACTTGGCCTGATCGTTG GACtttcacacagctgcagaaTGAAGGAAAACACTGTGCTGAGGCTGCTGA TTCTGACATCAATGCTGTGCTGCACAACAGGCCAAG CTCatctgactgtgagtcccagCAACTCTCAGCTGTTTAAAGGACAGTCTCTGTCTCTGATCTGTGAGGAGGGcgacagctctgctggatggacaaTGAGGAGAAACACAACCAGAGACACCAGAGCTGAGTGTGGAACTAACTGGGGAAGACGATCTGGTTCCTCGTGTTTCATCAGTTTACTATTAAGAaaggacagtggagtttactggtgtgagtccagcgAGGGagcaaccagtaacagcatcaccatcactgtcactg ATCCAAAACAGATAACAGCAAAACCTGGAGACAATGTCACTTTGCCATGTCAGACATCCAGAAACTTCACCATAGCAGTTGTAGAGTGGACCAGAACTGACTCTAAGGTCACCGTCTACCTGCAACGAGACGGACACACAGAGGTGGATGAGCAGGACCCATCATTTCAGAACCGAGTGAAGCTACGtgacagagagatgaaggatgGTGACGCATCTTTGATTCTGATGAATGTGGGAACCAACGACACAGGAACATATGAGTGTCGATGTACAGAAAGTGAAATGAAACGTAAGAAGAGAGATTCTCAAAATGGGCCAATGGGCATCATCAAATTGACTGTTACAG GTGCTGATGAGCATGGAGGAGACAAGGATGGAAATGTTGGACTGAAAGTCGGTCTGTCAGTTGTTGCTCTGcttgttggtgttgttggtgttgttggtgttgtgatGTATAGAAAACGTAAAGGACCCAAAGAGGAGACTTCATACAAAGCTCCTGATGATAAAGACACTGACCATCAGTAG